The Candidatus Desulfofervidus auxilii DNA segment GAGGGTATGAACCTATTATTGGCTTTGTTAAAACTGATAATATAAACCCTATTTTTGCCCTTATTCAGTTTTTTTTAATGCTTAGTTTAAAAATGCGACTAGATAAATTTGATGGTATGGGGAAAATAGGATGGTTAGAAGATTTTTGTGTTAAGGCTACCATAGAAGGTTTTTTTGAGGCACTTAAAATGAAAGAAAAAGAAATGTTTCAAATATGTGAAGTTTCCTGTGATGAATTTTTAGAGCTATTAAAGTCTTTTACTAAAAAAGAAGTAGAATCTCTCTTTGCCCCTCTTTTGGACTGGTATCAGCAGGAAAAAGATTTCCCTGTCATTATGGATAATATTAAAGGACATATTAGTTCCTTATGCTCTCTCATTCATAGTAATGAGTGAGAAAACATCCTGAAATTAGCATTGAGGACAACAAAGGAAATTTTTAAAAGTTTTTAAGACAAATTGCCCGAAGAAAAATCCACCTTACTCAAGAATTCCCTTTATAAGATTATTGAACGGTAATTTTAAGGCCCTGGGAACAAATAGCATAAGTGAACATTTCTCAGGATGAGCAGAACCTGCCCAATTTAATAACCTTTCTGAAAGATTACAGAGTTGATGATAAATTTCGTCTAGCTTGACTGTAGGATAAGTAACCCCTTTTTGAAAACCAGAAGAACCACAGGCATAGACCTTTTCTTTTAAGGCCAGAGGAACACCATAAAGGCGACAGATAATAGGTCTTTTTACATAGAAATCACATTCTTCTTTGTCATTTAGGAATGGACATCTTATTCGCTGTTTTCCCATGCCAAAAACCTTCATTTTAGGGTCATCATCAAATACATGCAAACGGTCTTTAGCATGCAATATATCTGTTTCTGTCTTTTCCATCCTTCTAAAAATTTCTCTTCTCTGCCTTCTTTCTAAACGATTGAAATAGAAATTTATATAAGCTGCTTCAATAATAAATAAACCAAAAGGGGCATAACAACAATCGCAGCAATGAATATGACATCGCACACAAGAAGGATATTCCTGAGCAATCTTTTGAAAGAGAATGTCTGCCTTTTTTACTAGTGTTTCGTATTCTCCAAAAAAATCAAACAATTCCATTTCTGTTACCTATTTTTTACGATATGGTTCTAGTTGTTTTAAAAATTCCGGATGTACTTCAAACCCTAGAGTAAGTGCCTTATCACAATGTTCAATGGCCTTTTGGTAATCTCCTTTTAAATAATAAACATAGGCCAAATTGTTATGTCCTAAGGAAAAATGAGGAGCTATTTTTAGCATTTTCTTATTCATCTCAATACTTTTTTCTAAATCTCCTTTCTGAAGATAGGCATTGGCTAGATTACACATGGCTTGGACAATACGAGGATTCAATTCTAAGGCCTTTTCTAAGACCTCTATAGCCTCATCTGTTTTTCCCATCTGTAGATAAGCAAATCCCATATTAGCATAACCCCTGGCATATCTGGGTTCTATCTCCACCGCCCTTTGGTTAGCCTTAACTACTTTCTCTAGGTCTCCTTTTTTAAAATATATATACCCCAAATTCACAAAGGCTTCAAACATCCGGCTGCCATCTACAATGGATTGTTCAAAGGCAATCCGTGCCTCATCTAGCTTACCCTCTTGCAAGAGGGCTATACCTAAATTATACTGTGCACTAGCACACTCGGGATTCTCTTCAAGCATTTGTTTTTGTTCAGAAACAAAAGTTTCAATGTCTTTTGGTTCTTTCATAAATATCACCTCCGAAGTTGCTTTTTAACATACACTATATAAGAGGTCAAGAAAGGCTTCCAACTATTTTTCCTTTGTTCCATTTAAAGGCATATGGCAAATATGAACCTATTTTTGCCGTTAATTTGTTTTTGACTTTAGTAATTATTGACAAATTTAAAATTTTTTATATTATGGTCAATGGTAACCTATGGCCACAATTTTATGGAGGATTTTGTTACATGTTTCAAGAAACTAGTTCTGATGCAGAGAGAAAGATATTATCTATCCTCAAGGTTTTGAGTGAGTCTTCTAAACCGCTGGGCTCAATTACTATTGCGCGAGAGCTTAAACGACATGGAATTTCTTTGAGCGAGAGGGCAGTCAGGTATTACCTAAGAATTACGGATGAAAGAGGTTATACTCAATTCCTGGGTCGCAATGGCAGAATGCTCACTTCAAAGGGGCTTGAAGAACTCAAACTAGCACTAGCGCCAGAACAAGTGGGTTTTATTTTAGATAAACTGGAACTCTTAGCATTTCAAACTACCTTTGACCCTCAAAAAAGGAGGGGAGAACTTCCTATAAATACCTCACTTGTTGACCAGGAAAGATTCAAAGAGGCATTACTGGTGATGAAAGATGTATTTAAGGCCGGAATCTGTGTTAGTGAATTAGTTGCAGTGGCCTCTGAGGGAGAAAAGCTTGGTTCGGTAGTTATCCCAAAAGGGAAAATTGGACTAGCCACAGTTTGTAGTGTGGTTATAAATGGAGTATTGCTTAAGTCAGGCATTCCTATAGACTCTAAGTTTGGAGGGGTGCTTGAAATAAAAAATTCAAAACCCAAGCGATTTGTGGCTATAATCAATTATGATGGCACATCCCTTGATCCATCAGAACAATACATTCGGGCAAGAATGACCAGTGTTAGAAAAGTAGTGAAAACTGGAAATGGGAAAATACTAGCCAATTTCCGTGAGATACCAGCTCCATCCAGAACAATGGTTGAGGAAAAGATAGCCATGCTTAAGGAGGTGGGTATCAATGGGGTTTATGTCTTAGGGAATACTAGTGAGGCAATTTGTCAAATTCCTGTCCGTTTAAATCGAGTGGGTATGGTGTTACTCGGAGGATTAAACCCAGTGGCAGCGGCTGTTGAGGCGGGAATTATGGTTGAAAACATAGCTGAAAGCGGAATGCTTGATTTTGAAAAACTAGTTAGTTTTTGGGAAGTTTTGAATAAATATACCAATGATTGATAAAAAAATATGTTGTTTGTAAGGAGATAATTTTGTCTTTATCTACCCTAAAGTTGGATGCAAATTTTAAATACAGTGTATCCCAAAGGCCTGGTGGGGAACACCTTACTTATTGTTTTGCCTGTGGGACATGCACCGGTAGTTGTCCTACCCATCGGTTAATCCCAGCGCTCAATCCACAAAAAATCATTCATATGATTTTGCTTGGCTTCAAGAAAAGTGTTCTTTCTGCAACCGCTATCTGGGATTGTTCTTTATGCCATACCTGTGATGTAGTTTGTCCTCAGGATGTCAGATTCAGCAAAATAATACTTGTCTTGCGCCAAATGGCCTATGAAGAAAGATATGTAGATCAGGGTTCCCTTATAAATATAGGTAGGCTTGCTATGGTCTACGAAAAGTTTTGTTCAGGTTGTTTAGTTTGTGTGCGTGCCTGTCCTTTTGGTGCAATATTTATTAATAAAAAGGGATTCCCCCAAATAGAACCAGTAAAATGTAGGGCTTGTGGAATATGTAGAGCTGAATGTCCAGCCAAGGCGATTAAATTAAAGGAGGAGTTATATTGGTAGTCTGCTTTTATTGTTATCACTGTGGATTGGAAGAAAGGGATTTAATAAAGACTATTCCCTCAAGAGATATAAAAACAAATAGAGTGGCCTGCACAGGGAAAATAGATAGTCTCATGCTTTTGCATGCCTTGGAAGAAGGGGCAGAGCAAATTTTTGTCTTTGGATGCCCCGAAGAAGAATGTCATAATGTGACTGGAAGTAAAAAAGCAAGGAGCAGGATTGAATACCTAAAGAAAATATTAAAAGAGTTAGGGATAAAGGAAGAAGTAATAAAATTTGTAACTGTGCCTAGGGTTATAAGTTTATACAAGATGAAGCAGAAATTTGCAGAGGGGGAGGTTAATGATTGTCGCTGAGAGAAAGCCTATAAGAGAGATTTTAGAAATGCTAGAGGGTTATAAAAAAATTCTCATCTTAGGCTGTAGGGCATGTGTAACAGTGTGTTGTGCTGGTGGACAAAAAGAAGTGGAAGTAATGGGTTCTATCATCAGGATAGACCGTAAGAAGAGAAATAAAGCAGTAGAGACGATAGAGAGGGTTATCGATAGACAGTGTGATGCTATTTATTTTTCCATGGTTGACAATCTCATTCAAGAAAGTGAGGTGGTGCTCTCTTTAGCCTGTGGAGTAGGTGTAAATATGTTAGCTGAGACTTATCCTAAAAAATTAATACTACCAGCATTAAACACGGGCTTTATGGGTATTACAGAAGAGCAAGGGGTTTGGTCAGAACGGTGTATTGGCTGTGGAGATTGCATATTAGGCAAGACTGCTGGTTTGTGTCCTTTGGCCAGATGTCCAAAGGGACTCCTTAATGGACCCTGTTTAGGGTCTAATAATGGTAAATGTGAGGTATTTCCAGAACATGATTGTGTGTGGTATTTGATTTACAAACGGCTTAAAGGGTTGAATCAATTGGATAAATTAAAAGCAATCATTCCACCTAAGGATTGGGCCAAAGGACAGCCGCCCAGAAAGATTATCAGAGAGGATATAAGGTTATGAAAACTGCATTATCTAAAGGTCAATTTGTGGTTACCGCTGAGTTTTATCCTCCTAAAGAGGCAAATGGAAGTGAGATCAAGGAAAGGGCCTTGGTCTTAAAGGATGTGGTGGAGGCAGTGGTAGTGCGAGATAATCCTTTGGCTCAAGTGCATACTAGCCCTATAGCTACAGCAACCTTGCTTTTAAATGTGGGGTTAGCACCCATAGTGCAGATAAGCATAAGGGATAAAAATAGGCTTGCTATTCAGAGTGATATATTAGGTGCTGTTACCTTAGGGGTGAAGGCATTTTTTTGCTTGGAGGACTGTCATCAAAGGGTAGGAGATAATCCAGGAGCCAAAGGTGTGTTTGATCTGGATTGTGTTCAACTTATTTCCATAATGAAAAAAATTGAACATAGTCTTGTAGGAACAAGGATTAATCCTTTTGCCCATCCATTAGAACTTCATCTAATAAATCTTTCTAAAAAAATTAATGCAGGGGTGGATTTCATACAAACAATGCCTGTATTTGACTTGGAGCGGTTTAAAGAATTTATTTCCCTCATCAAAGGAGAAAACCTCTATTTACTGGCAGGGGTAAGGCCTATAAAATCATGGCAAGCCCTCCAATCTACGTCTCAAATGGTTATTCCAGAAAACATCGTTCAAAGGATAAAGAATACCCCTGAAAATAAACAAGCAGAGGAAGGGATAAAAATCTGTGTTGAGATTATAAAGGCTTTAAAGCAAATAAAAGGGGTGAATGGCATCCATATCTTTGCCCATGATTGGGAAGAAGCCGTTCCTATTTTGGTTCGTCAGGCAAATTTAAAATGAAAAAGCTGGTCATCTTTTTTTGTCAAAATTTGAGTTATAAAAAGGAGGAAATATTTAAAGTGTTGGACTTTCCTAGTGAAATTTCTATTAGGTTAATTCCTATTCCCTGTAGTGCAGAAATATCTGTGGGTCTTCTTTTAAAGATATTGGAAACAGACCTAGATGCAATATTTATCTTAACTTGTCCTGAAACCTCCTGCCAATCAGGAGAAGGAAGCATTAGAGCCAAAAAGAGAGTGGAATATACCCAGGAAATTTTGGAGGAATTGGGTTTAGGTAAAGATAGATTGGTTATGTTTGAGGTTGATGACTCGGAAAATCTACAACAAATAGGAAGGAATATTAAGAAAAAATGCCTAAGTATCACATAAATGTAAAACCAGCTCCTCCTAGGTTTCTTCCTCCAGGCAAATATGTCTTAATCGATAGAGAAGAGGGATGTCTAGGCTGCAAATATTGTGTGAAAAAGTTATGTCCTTATGGTGTTTATAATAAAAGGGAATTTGATTCCATTCAATTAAGAGACACTATAGATTATTATTGTCGTAATTGTCTTTATTGTGTTGAAGCTTGCCCAGGTGGAACTATTACCTTAATGGTTAATCCTACCTATTTGGAAATAGGTGATAGTTACTGGAAGCCTGAAATTATTACCAAGATTTGGCGCCAAGCAGAGACAGGGATGATTTCGGTCTCAGGGGCAGGTTATAGGGGCCCATTTGCCGGTTCGGGTTTTGATGATATGTGGACAGATATGTCAGAAATTGTTAGACCTACTCGGGATGGTATTCATGGGCGAGAATACATCAGCACTGATATTGAGATTGGGAGAAAACTGTCCTATTTAGCCTTTGATGCCCAGGGGAAGTTGGCCTCATCTACCCCACCTCTGATAGAAATTCCTATTCCTATGCTTTTTTCTTTACCCGGATGGGGAAAGTGGGGGAAACCAGTATTACTTTCTATGGCTAAGGCAGCCAAGACACTGAATACCTTATTTATTATACCCCTGGCACAATTTACAAAAGAACTTCATCCCTATATAGACAATCTTGGCATCTATATAGATTCATTAGAAGAGCTCTCTGCTTTACCAAAGGATGTGAAGATTATTGAAATACCATACAATTTGAGCCAAAATTTTCAAGTCATAAAAACTTCCCATCCTCAAACTATTGTTATGATAAAAATACCTCTATCTCCAGAGGCAAAACAAAGGAGTCTTACCTTAACTAAAAATGGTGCGGAAGTCTTCCATTTTTCCGCCGATGACCATGGTTTGGAATTTGCTGAAAAACCACGATTTATAAAAGATATAATTAAAGACATCCATCTTAGTCTGGTAGATGAAGGAACTAGGGATGAGGTTACTGTCCTGGTGAGTGGAGGGATTGCTATGGCAGAACATGTAGCCAAGACTACTATCTGTGGAGCAGATGGAGTAATTTTAGACCAGGTGCTTATGGTAGCTCTGGAATGCCGATTATGTAAAGACTGTTTGCAGGGGATACCCTGTCCTATAGATATAGAAAACATAGAGCCTGATTGGGGGGCACAACGTTTGATAAATCTTATGAATGCTTGGCGAGACCAATTATTGGAAGTGCTTGGGGCCATGGGGATGCGGGACGTGCGGAGGCTCAGGGGAGAGATGGGAAGGGCTATTTTTTATAAAGATGTTTTAAATGAAGCATTTGCTTCTATTAAAAGGAAATAAAAAATGGGAAGCTGGCCACCGGAAGTAAAGGGAACCACATCACGCTTTAAACGACCATTAGGTAAATATAAAATTATAAAAAGGGCGAACTGTAATAATTGTGGTTTATGTGTGAAGCTTTGTCCTTGCGGGGTGTATAAGTTTATAGGTAAAAAAGTAATGCCTCTCCGAGAATATCGGTGTATAGGCTTTAGTTGTGAAGGAAGTGAGCATTATTGTGTAGCCCAGTGTCCTGAGAAGGCATTAATGGTAATTAAAAATCCTACTATTGAGGCCTTAGGTGATTATCGGTGGACATCCGATTTAATATTAAGCACCTGGTATCAGGCAGAGACAGGAAACCCACCTGATTATATGGAATACA contains these protein-coding regions:
- a CDS encoding YkgJ family cysteine cluster protein yields the protein MELFDFFGEYETLVKKADILFQKIAQEYPSCVRCHIHCCDCCYAPFGLFIIEAAYINFYFNRLERRQRREIFRRMEKTETDILHAKDRLHVFDDDPKMKVFGMGKQRIRCPFLNDKEECDFYVKRPIICRLYGVPLALKEKVYACGSSGFQKGVTYPTVKLDEIYHQLCNLSERLLNWAGSAHPEKCSLMLFVPRALKLPFNNLIKGILE
- a CDS encoding tetratricopeptide repeat protein, with translation MKEPKDIETFVSEQKQMLEENPECASAQYNLGIALLQEGKLDEARIAFEQSIVDGSRMFEAFVNLGYIYFKKGDLEKVVKANQRAVEIEPRYARGYANMGFAYLQMGKTDEAIEVLEKALELNPRIVQAMCNLANAYLQKGDLEKSIEMNKKMLKIAPHFSLGHNNLAYVYYLKGDYQKAIEHCDKALTLGFEVHPEFLKQLEPYRKK
- a CDS encoding DUF128 domain-containing protein: MFQETSSDAERKILSILKVLSESSKPLGSITIARELKRHGISLSERAVRYYLRITDERGYTQFLGRNGRMLTSKGLEELKLALAPEQVGFILDKLELLAFQTTFDPQKRRGELPINTSLVDQERFKEALLVMKDVFKAGICVSELVAVASEGEKLGSVVIPKGKIGLATVCSVVINGVLLKSGIPIDSKFGGVLEIKNSKPKRFVAIINYDGTSLDPSEQYIRARMTSVRKVVKTGNGKILANFREIPAPSRTMVEEKIAMLKEVGINGVYVLGNTSEAICQIPVRLNRVGMVLLGGLNPVAAAVEAGIMVENIAESGMLDFEKLVSFWEVLNKYTND
- a CDS encoding 4Fe-4S dicluster domain-containing protein, producing the protein MSLSTLKLDANFKYSVSQRPGGEHLTYCFACGTCTGSCPTHRLIPALNPQKIIHMILLGFKKSVLSATAIWDCSLCHTCDVVCPQDVRFSKIILVLRQMAYEERYVDQGSLINIGRLAMVYEKFCSGCLVCVRACPFGAIFINKKGFPQIEPVKCRACGICRAECPAKAIKLKEELYW
- a CDS encoding hydrogenase iron-sulfur subunit — protein: MVVCFYCYHCGLEERDLIKTIPSRDIKTNRVACTGKIDSLMLLHALEEGAEQIFVFGCPEEECHNVTGSKKARSRIEYLKKILKELGIKEEVIKFVTVPRVISLYKMKQKFAEGEVNDCR
- a CDS encoding methylenetetrahydrofolate reductase C-terminal domain-containing protein, coding for MIVAERKPIREILEMLEGYKKILILGCRACVTVCCAGGQKEVEVMGSIIRIDRKKRNKAVETIERVIDRQCDAIYFSMVDNLIQESEVVLSLACGVGVNMLAETYPKKLILPALNTGFMGITEEQGVWSERCIGCGDCILGKTAGLCPLARCPKGLLNGPCLGSNNGKCEVFPEHDCVWYLIYKRLKGLNQLDKLKAIIPPKDWAKGQPPRKIIREDIRL
- a CDS encoding methylenetetrahydrofolate reductase, with the translated sequence MKTALSKGQFVVTAEFYPPKEANGSEIKERALVLKDVVEAVVVRDNPLAQVHTSPIATATLLLNVGLAPIVQISIRDKNRLAIQSDILGAVTLGVKAFFCLEDCHQRVGDNPGAKGVFDLDCVQLISIMKKIEHSLVGTRINPFAHPLELHLINLSKKINAGVDFIQTMPVFDLERFKEFISLIKGENLYLLAGVRPIKSWQALQSTSQMVIPENIVQRIKNTPENKQAEEGIKICVEIIKALKQIKGVNGIHIFAHDWEEAVPILVRQANLK
- a CDS encoding hydrogenase iron-sulfur subunit, which produces MKKLVIFFCQNLSYKKEEIFKVLDFPSEISIRLIPIPCSAEISVGLLLKILETDLDAIFILTCPETSCQSGEGSIRAKKRVEYTQEILEELGLGKDRLVMFEVDDSENLQQIGRNIKKKCLSIT
- a CDS encoding glutamate synthase-related protein, with amino-acid sequence MPKYHINVKPAPPRFLPPGKYVLIDREEGCLGCKYCVKKLCPYGVYNKREFDSIQLRDTIDYYCRNCLYCVEACPGGTITLMVNPTYLEIGDSYWKPEIITKIWRQAETGMISVSGAGYRGPFAGSGFDDMWTDMSEIVRPTRDGIHGREYISTDIEIGRKLSYLAFDAQGKLASSTPPLIEIPIPMLFSLPGWGKWGKPVLLSMAKAAKTLNTLFIIPLAQFTKELHPYIDNLGIYIDSLEELSALPKDVKIIEIPYNLSQNFQVIKTSHPQTIVMIKIPLSPEAKQRSLTLTKNGAEVFHFSADDHGLEFAEKPRFIKDIIKDIHLSLVDEGTRDEVTVLVSGGIAMAEHVAKTTICGADGVILDQVLMVALECRLCKDCLQGIPCPIDIENIEPDWGAQRLINLMNAWRDQLLEVLGAMGMRDVRRLRGEMGRAIFYKDVLNEAFASIKRK